From the Eubacterium sp. 1001713B170207_170306_E7 genome, the window AATTCAGAATGACCATTCCGCATTACAAAGAGGGCATCACCGACGAGGAGGTCAAAACCGGCGCGGCCGGCATCGTGACCGACGACATCTTCAAGCCCGAAGGCTTCGGGCTCGCCAGAATGTCCGGCGCCAAGCGCGTGGACACCACCACCACCGACGTGGCAGTCGAGTAAAAAAAGAAGTCCCGGTCTGGGACTTCTTTTTTTAGGTTTATTTTGCTTTAATATCCTGATAACATTCAAAGGCTTCCGCTCCGGTGCGGCCGTTATGAACAACCTCACGGATGGCCTGGATCATGGCCTTGGGGTCTTCTGCCTGGAAGACGTTGCGGCCCATATCGACCCCGTGGGCGCCACGGCTGATGGCCTGGTAGGCCATTTCAAGGGCTTCTGCTTCCGGGATTTTTTTACCGCCGGCAATAACGAGCGGAACCGGGCAGGCGGCTGCGACTTCCTCAAAGTTATCACAGTAATAGACCTTCACGATCTGTGCGCCAAATTCTGCCAGCATACGGGTTGCCAGTGAGAAATATTTGGTGGTGCGTTCCATTTCTTTGCCAACGGCGACAACGCCGAGGGTAGGAATGCCGTAGCGGTTGCCGGCGTCAATGGTCTTTACAATGTTGTTGATGCTTTCACATTCGCCCTCTGAGCCGATGAAGGACTGGATGGCCATACAGGTGGCGTTCATGCGGATGGCGTCCTCGATATCCACGCCGACCACTTCGTGGCTCATGTCATCCTTTAAGACGGAGCTGCCCGCAGAGCAGCGCAGCGCGATGGCTTTTTTACAGTCTGGCGGAATGCAGGTGCGCAATGCGCCCCGGGTGCCCATGAGGACATCTGCGTAGTCCATGAGCGGTGGAATGGCTAAATCAAGGCGTTCGAGGCCCTGGGTGGGTCCCATGATATAGCCGTGGTCAAAGGCGAGCATGATGGTGTTGCCGCTTTTGGGGTCAAAAATCTGGGACAGGCGGGTTTTCATCCCCCAGTCTACATTTTCCATGCCCTTGACGTGGAAGCTTTTATTTTCTGCGGGCCGGTCAAAGCCGAAATCTTTTGCGTGTTTGTTGCCGTCTTTATCTGCCATAGGTTTGATCTCCTTTATTCTGAATTAAAAAGCGGCGTTTAAAGGCCGCTTTTGTGATTTGCCGCTGTTTAAATTAAACGACCTTATATGGGGTTCTGCATGGAGCGTTCCAGTATTTCAGCTCTTCTTCATCTACGCGGGCCATGAACATCTGGAAGCCTGCGGTTTCCTGTACGGTCAGGATTTCGCCGACCCAGTTCGCTTTGACATGGATGTCTTTTTCTTCCAGGTATTTGTAAACCTTGCGGAAAACAATGAGAAGCTCCATTAATGTGGAGGAGCCGCTGCCGTTGATGAATACCATAACGTCTTCGCCGGCTTTGAGGTCAAGGTCTGCGATCAATTCGTCTGCCATGATCACAGCGGTTTCGTCAGCTGATTTCATTGGCTGGCGTCCGCCGCCGCCTTCACCGTGCTGGCCCATGCCAACTTCCATTTCATCATCGCCTAAGGTGGAGATGACTTCGCCGTTTGCCGGGTGGGTTGCGCCCTTGGCAGCCACAGCGATGGTAGCCATGTTGTCTGCGAATTTCTGGGCGATGTCAGCGACTTCGTCTAAGGATTTGCCTTCTGCGGCGGCTGCGGCTGCAATTTTGTAGACCGGAACACAGCCTACCAGACCGCGGCGGTCGTCGGCGTTGGAGCGCGGCGCGTTGGCGATGTCTTCCTGAGTAACGACTTTTTTGACGTTTAAGCCTAATTTAGTAGCTTCCTTCATGGTTTTGTTACCTGTGAGCATGTCGCCCGCATGGTTTAAAACAACGAATAAAACGCCGTGGCCTTTGTCTGCCATTTTTAAAGCTTCGATGCAGGCCTTATAGCCAGGTGCTGCAAAAATATCCCCGATAACGCAGATGTCAACCATGCCTTCACCCACAAAGCCTTCGATGGCCGGTTCATGGCCAGCGCCGCCTAAGGTTACAACGGTTACGCGGTCTGCGTCTTTTAATTTTTTGTTTACGACCAGGTTGTTTCCTGTTACTTCGATGATATCCGGATTTGCCAGTTCCAGGCCTTCCAGTAATTCAGATACGATGTTTTCCGGCTGGTTTAAGAATTTTTTCATTGTCATTTTAGTATTTCCCCCTATTAATTTAGATTAAAAAATGATTTTGCTTGCTGCCAGTTTTCTTTGAAAAACTGGACCTTACTTCATTTCCATGAGTTCCAGAACAGTGCCGTGTACGGATACAAAAGCGATGTCCAGGGTTTCATCTACGGCCATTCTTCCGTTTAAGACGGTGGCGCCTTCTTCTTCGATGAACTGGTCGATGTTTGGTACTTTATAGGCAACATGTGTTTTGTTGACAACATCCGGGTGAAGGGGTGTGCCCTCTTCAAAACGCAGGTATTCAAATTTCAGGTCGTTGTTATCTGGGCCGGAGATATAAACCTTCAGGCCTTCGGCGTAATCTTCGGGCAATACGGTTTCCTTTACAGGAACGCCAACGTGCATGATTTCATATTTCATTTTAAATTCCTCCTGAGAATCTTAATAAATTAAAACGTAATTAAAGGGCATAGCCTTCTGCCAGGCCTTCGTAGAACAGGGCAAAGGATACGGAGCCGGGATCAATATGGCCGATGGCCCGGTCGCCGATGTAGCGGGCGCGTCCGTACTTTCCGAGCATCTCTGAGGTTGCATTGGAGCCTTCACGGGCAGCTTTGGCAGCCTGGTTCAGGACTTCCTGAGTGATTTTGTCTGAGTTTCGGATCACCTCGGTCGCAGGGTAAATGGCGTCCATCATGGATTTGCCGCCGGGCTTTGCGCCGGATGTATCGAAAAATTCTTCATAGGCGCCAAGCAGGATGGTTTTGATAAAGCTGTCGGTATCCTCGCTGGGGTCGGCCGCTTCGGCCATTCCGCAGATAAAGGAGCCAAACAGGGGAGCTGCGGAGCCGCCGCTGATATCCTCAAGGGTATCGTTCAGGGCTTCCAGCGCTTCTTTGAGGTTGGTTTCTTCGTTCCAGGCATCGACTTCTGAGATCATGGCCTTGGCGATCTTCTCCATGGTGGTTCCATGGTCGCCATCACCGAGCTCACAGTCCAGCTTGGTTAAATTTTCGACACTGCTTTTAATTTTATTAGCAGATGTCAATAACATGTTCTTGATTTTTAAGGTTTCTACTGGCATACGCTCACCTCCGGTATCGGTTTCAACTTGCTTATAGAATATCACTGGATTTAACATTTGTCAATAATAAAAACGTAAAATAATTTAAAAACATTAAAAATCACCCTAAAAACAGAAAAAATGAGGGATTTATTGACAAATGTTAAGTATTGCGGGTTTTGAGTCTTAAAAGCAACAGATTGACATTTGTCAAAAAATAGAGTATATTTAGAAAAAAGCTGTTGACATTTGTATAAGGAGAGCATCATGAAAGAGAAAGAACTGATCCGTCTTATTACTGCGGCGCAAATGTATTATGAAGAGAATATGACTCAGGCTGAGATCGCAAAGTCCATGGGGATCTCGCGGCCCTCGGTCAGCAATCTGCTGAACAAAGCCCGCAGAGAGGGGATTGTCAAAATTGAGATTAAGTCCTTTGACAGCACCAGCATTGGAAAGAGCCGGGAGCTTTGCAACCGCTTTGGCTTAAAGAGCTGCCAAGTTGTCAGCTGTACGGAGGATAAGAATGAAACTCAGGAGCGTCTTTATGAAGCCGCTGTGGATTTCCTTCTGGAGATTCTTCCGAAAACCCGTATCCTGGGCCTTGGCTGGGGTTATAACATCAGCCGGGTCATTGATATTCTGGCGAACAGGGAGCTCGCCGGACAGTACAGCGGAAAGGTCTGCCCTCTGATCGGAACAGCGACAGTGCCTCATAAGGGCTATCACCCCAATGAGCTGGCCACAGAGTTTGCCCGGAAGACGGGCTTTGAGGCGGACTTTTTAATCTCGCCGGCCTTTCCCACGACCAAGCAGGAGCGGGATTTGTTTGTGACCACGGATAATTACAACAGTATTCTGGCTCTGTGGAAAAAGACGGATACCGCGCTGGTGACCCTTGGCGGCTATCCCTGCGTGCCGGATCATGCCACCGCCCTGCGCTTTGGGCGGCGTTTGATCACGGAGCGGGCAACCTCCAATATTCTGTCCTACTTTTTTAACTGGAAGGGGCAGCAGATTAAGGGAGAGGATGACTTCGCCATCCAGATTCCCCTGGCGCCGCTTTCCAAGATCAAGAATTTCATTGGCATTGTGCCTGTCGAGGCCAATGTGGGCTCGGCCATCGGCTGTCTGAACACGGGGTTTGCGCGCCACCTGATCATTGATGAGGAAACGGCTGAGAAAATCTTAAAAACGGACGTATAGCAGATCACTGCCAAAGCTTTCCTCGGTCTGGCCGTGGCGGTGCCTCAGGATAAAGGCAGTCAGCTCCCGTCCGCCAATCCGCCGGGTATCCCGTATGCCGTCATAGGCTGCGAGCAGGGTCTGGAGCTCCTCTGTATACTGGGGAAGAGGCCTGCAGGGCTGTCTGGTTTTGAGGGACAGGGAGATAACGCCTGCGTTAAAAAGGTTGATGGTAAAGTCCACTCTCTTTTCACCCGCGGAAAAGGCACTCTCCAGCAGCAGCTCGGTTATCCGGCAGATATCCCGCTCTCGCACAAAGGAGGACATGGGATAGAAAACTACAGGGTTAAAGTCAATGCCCTTTTCCAGGGCAATGGCCTGAAACAGGGAAAGAACGCCGTCCAATGCGCAGTAAGCTTTGGTCGCTTTTTTTCTGAGGCTGCTGTACTTTTCCTTGAGTGCGTGGAAATCGGAAACCGAAACGGCTGGGGGCAGGGGCTCGGTACAGGAAGCGGGGGTAATGGTCAGGTTCATGGTGGTTCTCCTTTCTGAATAGGGTTAAAACAGGGTAAAGCTGAAATAAGTGACGGTCTCGGGGCCGTTATTGTAGGAAAGTCCGGTTTTGCTTGCCAGGTCCATGACCACGATGCCGTAGCCCTCCACCGATGGAAAGATCTGGTCAGGGTAACGGCAGGGGGCATTGGGATAGGTGCACTGGCCGCAGAGGATACAGCCCTCCGTGGAGAGCACCAGCGCGCCGGGATAGTGGGCTCTGAAAAGCCGGGCAGCCTTGGCTGTGGCGGCCTCATGGAACATGCGGGCCCGGTGCCAGCCTTTGAAATCGTACTGTCCCTTTAAATCGGTGACCGTTGAAAGCAGGCAGACGTTCTCATAGGAGCGGCATTTGGTGACGCAGCTCTCATAGCTGCCCACTGCCGGCGGGCAGGCCCAGGTGGCGCCATAATGGCCGCACTGGTTGCCCTCGCACAGGAGCCTGGTGCCCATGGAAAACAGCAGGTCGCTGGTTTTGGCAAAGGCATATTCATGGATACCGAACAGCCCGCGTTTATCCTCAAGCTGGCGTTTGATGGTCATCAGGCTTTTGATGGCAGTGTCGCCTTTAAATTCCTTGGCTGGTTTTGCCTGTTTTTTTATTTCGATCAATGGGAATACCTCACCTTCATTTAGTGTAATAAAAAAGCCTTCTCCGGCTAGAGAAGGCAAAAAATACGGAAGGATTGGGAACGTATCTCTTAAATAACTCTAAATCGGAGTGTTTTAAGAAAACATTATGCCGGTCTTCTGGCTCTACAATGGCATTCCTCTTACCTTCCCATCCGGCGGACAGTGGCACACAAGAGGACATTTTGTATTACAGCTGCGATTACAGCAAAGGAATTTCACCTTTTTCCCATTTACATAATGTTTACAATATTAAGTTATCCCTATCATATCCCTTTGATTTTCTTTTGTCAAGGTTTATTGGGCCCTGGCAGAGGATTTCCCGTAAATTTTTTTTTAACAACAAATTTTTCCTCTTTCTTTTTCGGTTAGATGTAAAGAAAAAAATACTTAAAATTTGCTAAAGGTGCTCATGACGCCTTAAATAAACCTAAAACACGTATATTTTAATGAATTTTTCATAAAATATTAAGTAATTTCGGTTAAGGTATTGGCAAGTGCCAAAGGATATGTTAAAATATATCTAAATTGTAAATAACTTTACAATTTGGTCAAAATTATATAGGAGGGTGGTGATTAGGCATTAGCAACGAAAGCCATCGCTCAAGTGGCAAGTTTCAGATGTTTTTTAAGAAGCTTGCGCATTACGCCAAGCACTTGAGCAAAAGAGAAAAAGTCGTATTCACAGGTTTCTGTGTAGCGCTTCTTCTCGGATTCTTTTCTTCAACCTGTCTTGGTTACAAGGTCATGGTTGACGGAGAGGTTTTAGGCTATACCAAAGATGCGGCTGTGTTTACACAGAGTCTGGATCAGGTAGAGCAGGATATGCGATCGAAAACGTCGATTGAAACAGCATATGTCTACAATGATATACAGATTAAAAAGAGCATCACATTTAATAAACCAATGTTGTCAGAGGAAGAATTTACTGATGCATTGAACGCCCAGAACCTTCGGGTCGGCGTTCATGGTGTAGAATTAAAGGTTGACGGACAGGAAGTCGGTAACTTAGCTTCATCAGACCAGGTACAGGCCGGTATTGCAGGTGCAATTAATAAGATCGGTAACGTACAGGGTACAGATAAGCTGGTAAAATGCGACATCCAGAGTGACGTTGTAGAAACGCCTAAGAATTTTCCGCTCGAGGACTTAAACAGTCCGGACGAGTGCGCTAATCTTTTAGCAACAGGTAATACTAATCCGAGTAAGAGTGAAGAGAGTACGAATGCTCCAATCCAGGTAGCAAGCCGTGGTGGAGCCGATGTGGCAAGAGACCAAAGCGATGAGCCAGCCCAAGAGGAAGCTCCAGCAGCTGAAGGTACCGTTGAAAATAATAGTAATGAGAATGTAGAAAACCAGAATAATGAGACTGAGACAAGCTCCAGTATCTTAAAGATTAATCTGACTAAAACATCTACTAAAAAAGAAGACATACCTTTCCAGACCGTTGAGCAGGAAGATCCGAATGTATATGTTGATCAAACTGTAGTTACACAGCAAGGTGTGAACGGAGAACTTGATAAGGAAGTCGAAACCGTCTATGAAGACGGAAAGGTTGTGAGCGAAACGACCTTATCCGAAACAGTTGCGAAAGAGCCGGTGGCTCAGATTGTTTCAAAGGGAACCAAGCAGTACCCGACCATGTCTTCAAAGAAAGACAACTTTATTTTACCGGCAACCGGTAATATTTCCGCTTTAGATAAGCCAGGAAGCCATGCAGGCTGCTTTGCAGTGGACATCGCGAACTCAATGGGGACGCCGATTTACGCACCGCAGAGTGGTACGGTCATCCGGGCAAGTGATTTTGGCGGTTACGGATTATGCGTTGACATTATGATGGACGATGGAAAAACCGTCCTGAGAATGGGTCATAACTCCGAATTTAAGGTAAGCGTTGGTGACCGGGTTCAAAAGGGCCAAGTCGTAGCGTTAATGGGCAGCACTGGTAACTCAACCGGACCGCACTCCCATTTTGAAATCCGCATTAACGACGTTCAGCAATTTTTACCAGACTATTTTGACATCAAGGACGGCGATAACGTCTGATGTCATGATCGAAAAAACAAAAACTTAGTATATGCATATCACTGATAAAAAAGAACCAAATTGTGTGTTTGGTTCTTTTTTATTTTTTGAAAAGAACCTTTCAGGGCGGTCCGGCCGCCAGCGCTTTGTGTTTGTTGACTTTTATACCCGGGCATGGTAGGCTTAAACAGTCAAATTCAGTCATTAACAAGCAGGTTTAAGGATGATTTCAGGGATTTTATGATTATTTTTGAAGTTTTTTGAATGAAAATGCTTGACAATGACTGAAAATGGTGATATTATACAGTTGCGGAGGACAAAGAGATGTTAACAGAAGAAAGATTTAACATTATATTAAAAACCGTCGAGAGCAAAAAAGCAGTGACCGTGCAGGAACTGACTGAGCTGCTCGGGAGTTCAGAATCAACGGTGCGGCGGGATCTGACCGCCCTGCATGAGATGGGCCTGATCAACAAGGTTCATGGAGGCGCGACAGCCGTTGACAACAGCTATACAACAAATGAAGACGACGTGGCTTACAAGCACGGCCAGTATAGTGAGGAAAAACAGCGTATCGGGCAGTATGCCGCTTCGCTCATTAAGAAAGGCGATTTTGTCTTTATCGATGCGGGGACAACTACCGAGGCGCTCATTGACCATATCAGCGAAAAGGAAGCGACATACGTGACCGACGGGCTTGGACACGCAAATAAACTCCTTAAAAAAGGGTATAAAGTATTTATCCCAGGCGGACACCTCCGGGTCTCTACCGAAGCCATGGTGGGCGAGGAAACCGTGGAAGCCCTCAGAAAATACAATTTTACCCTGGGCTTTTTCGGAACCAACGGCATCAGCCCTACGGCGGGTTATACTACGCCGGACGTTCATGAGGCCATGGTTAAAAAGGAAGCTTTTGATAATTGCCGGGACGCTTACATTCTGAGCGACCCTTCAAAATTTAATAAAATTTCGTCCGTTACCTTTGGCGGCATCGGCAGCGCGACGATTATCACCACGGATTTACAGGACCATAAATACCTGAAATTCACAGAGATAATGGAGGTAGATAAAAATGATCTACACAGTGACCTTTAATCCATCCCTGGACTACATTGTAAAGGTCGATGATTTTAAGACTGGTCAGGTGAACCGAACGGCTTCGGAACGGCTTTTTCCGGGGGGCAAGGGCATCAATGTTTCCATTGTGCTTAAAAATCTCGGCTTTGACAACGTGGCCCTGGGCTTTACAGCCGGCTTTACTGGCAAAGAAATCGAGAAGCGTGTCCGGGACTTCGGGTGCAGCTCTGACTTTATCGAAATCGACAATGGGCTGTCGCGGATCAATGTTAAGCTGAAATCCCAGGAGGAAAGCGAAATCAACGGACGCGGGCCTGAAATTTCAGAGCAAGCCCTTGAGCGGCTCTTTGAACAGCTGGACCGGCTGAAAGCAGGTGATGTGCTGGCGCTGGCGGGCAGTATTCCCAGCTCTATGCCGTCCGATACCTACGAGCGCATTATGGCGCGGCTTGAGAACCGGGGCATTAACATTGTGGTGGATGCCACCAAGGATTTACTGAAAAAAGTATTAAAATACCATCCGTTTTTGATCAAACCGAACAATCATGAGCTGGGCGATATGTTTGGGGTTACCCTTAAAAACGATGATGAGATTATCTCATACGCCAAAAAGCTTCAGGAAATGGGCGCGCGCAACGTGCTGGTTTCCATGGCGGGCGACGGGGCCATCTTCCTGAACGAGGATGGCAGTGTGCACAAGAGCGCCGCACCCAAGGGTGAGGTCAAGAACTCCGTGGGCGCGGGCGATTCCATGGTAGCAGGCTTTCTGGCGGGCTATCTGGAATCCGGCGATCTGGCAGCCGCCTTTAAAATGGGCGTAGCGACCGGAAGCGCCAGTGCTTTCTCGGAGGAGCTGGCAACAAGACAAGAGGTCACGGACCTTTTAAATAAAATCTAATTCCAGGGGGAAAAGAAATGCGAATTACAGATTTACTGAAAAAAGAAGGCATCGACCTTCAGGGAAAATCTGCATCCAAGGGCGAAACCATCGACAATCTGGTTGAGCTCATGGACGCTACCGGAAACCTTAATGACAAGGAAGGCTATAAAAAAGCCGTCGTTGCCAGAGAGGCGCAGGGAACAACCGGAATCGGCGAAGGGATCGCCATCCCGCACGGCAAGACAAGCGCCGTAAAAGAAGCCGGACTGGCCGTTATGGTAAGCAAGGAAGGCACTGACTATGAATCCATGGACGGACAGCCTGCCCATCTGCTCTTTGCCATCGCGGTACCAGATAATTCCGACGATACCCACCTTGAGCTTTTGAGCCGCTTATCCATGATGCTCATGGACGAGGATTTTAGACAGAAGCTCATCAACGCAACGGACAAGGACGAGTTCCTCAAGCTCATTGACCAAAAGGAAACAGAAAAATTCGGCGAGGAAGACGCCAAAAAAGAAAAAGAAAACGCAGCGGAAAAGGCTGTGGAAAAGGTAGAAGCAGAGGAGGCCAAGGTGCGTGAAGCCGCGGCTGAGGTGGATACCGGATACCCGAAAGTGCTGGCTGTGACGGCCTGCCCGACGGGCATTGCCCATACCTACATGGCGGCTGAAGCCTTAGAGGGCAAAGCCAAGGACATGGGCGTCAGCATCAAGGTTGAAACGGACGGCTCCGGCGGGGTGAAAAACGAACTGACCCGCGCTGAGATCGCCAATGCGGATGCGATCATCGTGGCGGCGGACAAGAATGTGCCCATGGCGCGTTTTGACGGCAAACCGGTCATTCAGACCAAGGTAGCCGACGGTATCCATAAGCCTGAGGAGCTGATCAGCCATGCGCTCGAGGGTAAGGCCCCGGTCTACCATGCGGACAGCAAGGAAGAAAATACCGCGGACAGCGGCGAAAAGCAGAGCATTGGCCGTAAGATTTACAAGGATTTGATGAACGGCGTTTCGCATATGCTGCCCTTTGTTATCGGCGGCGGGATTCTGATTGCTCTGGCCTTCCTCTTTGACGATTATTCCATCGATCCGGCCAATTTCGGGATGAATACCCCCTTTGCAGCTTTCCTGAAAACCATCGGCGGCGCGGCCTTTGGCTTTATGCTCCCGATTCTGGCAGGTTACATTGCCATGAGTATCGCAGACCGTCCTGGTCTGGCGGTTGGTTTCGTAGGCGGCTATATTGCCAGCCAGGGCTATATCCTTGGCATGGTAGACGGCACCATGACCATTACCACTGGCGGGACCTCTGGTTTCCTCGGTGCTCTGGTCGCCGGTTTCCTGGCAGGTTATCTGGTGCTGGGACTGCGCAAATTATTTGACAAACTGCCCGATGCGCTGGAAGGCATCAAACCGACCCTTTTATACCCCTTCTTTGGTCTTCTGATCATGGGCGCGCTGATGGTCTTCATCATCAACCCGCCGGTCGCGGCCTTGAATACTGCCATGACCAACGGCTTAAACAGCATGGGCGAAAGCTCCAAGGTTATCCTCGGTGTGATTTTGGGCGGCATGATGGCCATCGACATGGGCGGGCCTTTCAACAAGGCGGCTTATGTATTCGGTACAGCGGCCATCAGCTCCGGTCAGTATGACATTATGGCAGCGGTTATGATCGGCGGTATGGTACCCCCCATCGCCATTGCTCTGTGCGCGACCTTCTTCAAAAACCGCTTTACCCAGAAGGAACGCCAGTCGGCCCTTACCAACTACATCATGGGCCTGTGCTTTATCACAGAAGGGGCGATCCCCTTTGCAGCGGCAGACCCAATCCGTGTTATTCCATCCTGTGTTGTGGGCTCGGCAGTGGCCGGCGGCCTCTCAATGCTCTTTGGCTGTACGCTGATGGCGCCTCACGGCGGCGTGTTCGTGTTCCCTGTTGTGGGCAACCCGCTGTTCTATATCGTATCTCTGTTGATCGGATCGGTCGTCGGTATGATTCTGCTGGCGATTTTGAAAAAGCCATTAAAGAAAGAAGCGGTATAATCATTTAATAGCAAAATTTATGCCAGATTAGTATAAATATAAAAATTTTTAGAAAATAGACAAGATTTGCTATGCAAGTTTGGGTAAAAATGTTAATATAATACTAGAAATTTTTATAGTCCAAAGGAGAACTTAAAATGAAAGAATTTAATTACACAATTACGGACCCAGCAGGTATTCACGCAAGACCAGCAGGCTTACTCGTTAAAAAAACCCAGCCGTACTCATCTGAAATCAGTCTGGTTAAGGATGGCAAAACCGGCAATGGCAAGAGCATGTTAAGTGTAATGGGCTTAGGCGCTAAAAACGGCGAAACCATCACCGTACAGGCTGACGGTCCGGACGAAGATACCGCCATTGCAGAATTAGAAGCATTCTTCAAAGAAAACCTCTAAATTGCTCCCTCTATTAAATTAAAATATATTTGGAAAGCGGCGCTGTTTTAATCATCAACAGCGCCGTTTCCCTTTTTTGAAAAATGCCCTTGAGTTTTGAGGGGAAATCAGTTAAGATAAAAACAATGAACCGAATATGGTGTGCCTTTTCAACGAAAAGAAGACTGCCAGAAACAAAAGCGCTGCGGGCGTGTTTGTTTTTGGCTTTTTTTGTACACCAAATTTACAGGAGGACCACAAATGTATATCATGATTGACAATTATGATTCCTTTGTCTATAACCTTGCTGCTTATTTTAAGGAGCTGGGACAGCGGATCGAAGTGATCCGCAATGACGCGGCCGACATTGAGACGCTGTACAGGCGCAGGGATATCAGGGGAATCATCATCTCCCCGGGCCCCAAAAACCCTGGGGATTGCGGAAAATCTGCTGAGATCGTGCGCGCCTTTGCGGGCAGAGTGCCGATTCTGGGGGTCTGTCTGGGGCATCAGATCATCGGCCATGTTTTTGGCGCTGGTGTGAAAAAAGGAGAGCAGCCTATGCATGGAAAGACCACACCAGTCTGCCACGAGGGCAGGGGCCTGTTTAGAGGGCTTGCCCAGAGACTGCCGGTCACACGCTATCATTCGCTGGTGGTATCGGAAAGCGGTCTGTCGGAGACTTTGCGGATTGACGCGCGGTCTGAGGACGGGGTGGTGATGGCCCTGTCACACCGGAATTACCCCATATATGGCGTCCAGTTTCATCCAGAGGCGGTACTGACCGAATCGGGTCACGCGGTTCTGAGTAATTTTATTCGATTAAGTGAGGAGTGGTGGTGTCAGAATGAAAACAAAAATAACCGAATGGCCTCTTAAGTACGGTGCAGCCGAGCTTTTTGACCTTTACTGCGGACGGACCGGCGCTGTTTTGCTGGATTCCTCCCTGGTCAATGAGATGGGGCGGTACTCTATAATCGGGTTAAACCCTTATAAAACCCTGACGGTAAAGGATAATGCTCTGTATGTGGACGGCTGTCCGGCAGAGGGCAGTTTGGAGGAAGTTCTGGGTCCTTATATGGCA encodes:
- a CDS encoding HPr family phosphocarrier protein, which translates into the protein MKEFNYTITDPAGIHARPAGLLVKKTQPYSSEISLVKDGKTGNGKSMLSVMGLGAKNGETITVQADGPDEDTAIAELEAFFKENL
- the pfkB gene encoding 1-phosphofructokinase → MIYTVTFNPSLDYIVKVDDFKTGQVNRTASERLFPGGKGINVSIVLKNLGFDNVALGFTAGFTGKEIEKRVRDFGCSSDFIEIDNGLSRINVKLKSQEESEINGRGPEISEQALERLFEQLDRLKAGDVLALAGSIPSSMPSDTYERIMARLENRGINIVVDATKDLLKKVLKYHPFLIKPNNHELGDMFGVTLKNDDEIISYAKKLQEMGARNVLVSMAGDGAIFLNEDGSVHKSAAPKGEVKNSVGAGDSMVAGFLAGYLESGDLAAAFKMGVATGSASAFSEELATRQEVTDLLNKI
- a CDS encoding fructose-specific PTS transporter subunit EIIC, with protein sequence MRITDLLKKEGIDLQGKSASKGETIDNLVELMDATGNLNDKEGYKKAVVAREAQGTTGIGEGIAIPHGKTSAVKEAGLAVMVSKEGTDYESMDGQPAHLLFAIAVPDNSDDTHLELLSRLSMMLMDEDFRQKLINATDKDEFLKLIDQKETEKFGEEDAKKEKENAAEKAVEKVEAEEAKVREAAAEVDTGYPKVLAVTACPTGIAHTYMAAEALEGKAKDMGVSIKVETDGSGGVKNELTRAEIANADAIIVAADKNVPMARFDGKPVIQTKVADGIHKPEELISHALEGKAPVYHADSKEENTADSGEKQSIGRKIYKDLMNGVSHMLPFVIGGGILIALAFLFDDYSIDPANFGMNTPFAAFLKTIGGAAFGFMLPILAGYIAMSIADRPGLAVGFVGGYIASQGYILGMVDGTMTITTGGTSGFLGALVAGFLAGYLVLGLRKLFDKLPDALEGIKPTLLYPFFGLLIMGALMVFIINPPVAALNTAMTNGLNSMGESSKVILGVILGGMMAIDMGGPFNKAAYVFGTAAISSGQYDIMAAVMIGGMVPPIAIALCATFFKNRFTQKERQSALTNYIMGLCFITEGAIPFAAADPIRVIPSCVVGSAVAGGLSMLFGCTLMAPHGGVFVFPVVGNPLFYIVSLLIGSVVGMILLAILKKPLKKEAV
- a CDS encoding aminodeoxychorismate/anthranilate synthase component II, with product MYIMIDNYDSFVYNLAAYFKELGQRIEVIRNDAADIETLYRRRDIRGIIISPGPKNPGDCGKSAEIVRAFAGRVPILGVCLGHQIIGHVFGAGVKKGEQPMHGKTTPVCHEGRGLFRGLAQRLPVTRYHSLVVSESGLSETLRIDARSEDGVVMALSHRNYPIYGVQFHPEAVLTESGHAVLSNFIRLSEEWWCQNENKNNRMAS